The following coding sequences lie in one Rutidosis leptorrhynchoides isolate AG116_Rl617_1_P2 chromosome 6, CSIRO_AGI_Rlap_v1, whole genome shotgun sequence genomic window:
- the LOC139852600 gene encoding probable protein phosphatase 2C 35 isoform X1 translates to MGCVYCKCCRNFSSSWSDGGQKSKGKKDKTASTDELLEIVQVPSHNYKLECAVLTRRGYYPDSPNKENQDCFCIKTSIQGNPNVHFFGVFDGHGHTGKQCSNFVNNRLVELLTSDDKLLEDPITSYNNAFATTNNELHDNPDIDDSMSGTTAITVLVIGDKLYVANVGDSRAVISVKEGDDHRHIVAQDLSRDQTPFRNDECERVKECGARVLSVDQVEGVKDPSVQTWGDEETAGSDPPRLWMQNGMYPGTAFTRSVGDSIAEKIGVVAVPEVSVVQLTDKNPFFVLASDGVFEFLSSQAVVDMVNRYMDPRSACSAVVAESYKLWLEQENRTDDITIIVVHVSGLTNSGANNQEEEEGESSIHQSNTKPDITPPRSEMFQSVGSNLSQKLHFHQVALSINDHKSTT, encoded by the exons ATGGGTTGTGTTTATTGCAAATGTTGTCGAAATTTTTCGTCATCGTGGTCTGACGGTGGTCAAAAATCGAAGGGAAAAAAAGATAAAACCGCAAGTACAGACGAGCTGTTAGAAATTGTTCAGGTACCTTCTCATAATTATAAGCTCGAGTGTGCAGTGCTTACACGACGTGGGTATTATCCCGATTCGCCAAATAAAGAAAACCAAGATTGTTTTTGTATCAAAACAAGTATTCAAGGTAACCCAAATGTCCATTTCTTCGGTGTGTTTGATGGGCATGGTCATACGGGTAAACAATGTTCGAATTTCGTTAACAATAGGCTCGTCGAGCTTCTTACAAGTGACGATAAGTTGTTAGAAGATCCTATTACGTCTTACAATAACGCGTTTGCTACCACAAACAATGAGCTTCATGATAATCCTGATATAGATGATTCGATGAGTGGTACAACTGCGATTACTGTTCTTGTGATTGGTGATAAGCTTTATGTAGCGAATGTAGGTGATTCACGAGCTGTGATTTCAGTTAAAGAAGGTGATGATCATAGGCATATTGTTGCGCAAGATTTGTCTAGAGATCAAACGCCTTTTAGAAACGATGAGTGTGAACGAGTGAAAGAGTGTGGAGCTAGGGTTTTGAGCGTTGATCAAGTTGAAGGTGTGAAAGATCCGAGTGTTCAAACGTGGGGTGATGAAGAAACTGCGGGTAGTGATCCGCCTCGATTATGGATGCAAAATGGGATGTATCCTGGTACTGCGTTTACACGTAGTGTAGGTGATAGCATAGCTGAAAAGATTGGTGTTGTTGCAGTTCCTGAAGTTTCGGTTGTTCAACTTACGGATAAGAATCCGTTTTTTGTACTTGCGAGTGATGGTGTATTCGAGTTTTTATCCAGTCAAGCAGTTGTTGATATg GTTAACAGATACATGGATCCTCGGAGCGCATGTTCTGCAGTTGTTGCAGAATCGTACAAATTGTGGTTAGAGCAAGAGAATCGGACGGATGATATAACAATCATAGTTGTACATGTTAGTGGCTTGACCAAT TCAGGTGCTAACaatcaagaagaagaagaaggtgaaaGTAGTATTCATCAATCAAATACGAAACCGGATATTACTCCTCCAAGGTCGGAGATGTTTCAGTCAGTTGGCAGCAATTTATCGCAAAAACTTCATTTTCATCAGGTTGCTTTATCAATCAATGACCACAAGTCAACCACTTGA
- the LOC139852167 gene encoding uncharacterized protein isoform X2: MGLESKCLSDAGLAVIADGFTKLEKLTLIWCINATNEGLKSVAQKCSSLKSLDLQGCEVGDQGICAIGECCKQLEDVNFRFCEGLTDTGLIKLAVGCGPTLKSLGVSACDKVTDASLEAVGSHCKILESLSLDSEYIQDKGVIAVAEGCACLKNLSLKCMFVTDEALTAVGNLCVLLESLALYSFQKSSDKSLCAIGKGCKKLKSLILNDCYFESDNGLDAVAVGWSELERLEVNGCHNISTLGLESIGRSCMRLTELALLYCNQVSDNALIEVGKTCKYLQALHLVKCSLIGDDAIVSIAIGCKNLKKLHIQKCYEVGSKGIIAVGENCKYLTDLDISFCDKVRDEALVAISNGCPLLRHLNVSGCDRIGNTGITAVAIGCPQLTYLDVSFLENLGDMALAEIGKGCPLLRDIVLSHCRGITDVGLTHLVNGCKFLESCCMAFCKGVTAAGVTTVVSTCTYIKKILIEESKVSERTQRRAGSIISYPRPKMFGI, from the exons ATGGGATTAGAGTCAAAGTGTTTATCCGATGCTGGCTTGGCTGTTATTGCTGACGGGTTCACCAAACTTGAAAAATTGACACTAATATGGTGCATTAATGCAACAAATGAGGGTCTTAAATCTGTAGCTCAAAAATGCTCATCTTTAAAATCCTTGGATTTGCAG GGCTGCGAAGTTGGAGATCAAGGTATATGTGCTATTGGAGAGTGTTGCAAACAACTTGAAGATGTGAATTTCCGATTTTGTGAAGGCTTAACCGACACCGGTTTAATTAAGTTAGCCGTTGGTTGCGGGCCCACCTTGAAATCACTGGGTGTGTCTGCTTGTGATAAAGTAACCGATGCATCACTAGAAGCTGTAGGGTCTCATTGCAAAATTCTCGAGAGTTTATCGTTGGACTCTGAGTATATTCAAGACAAAGGTGTAATTGCGGTTGCAGAAGGTTGTGCATGTCTTAAGAATCTGAGTCTTAAATGTATGTTTGTTACAGACGAGGCTTTAACTGCTGTTGGTAACCTTTGTGTGCTTTTGGAGTCGTTAGCACTCTATAGTTTTCAGAAATCTTCAGACAA GAGCCTTTGTGCGATTGGGAAGGGATGTAAAAAGTTGAAGAGTCTGATACTGAATGATTGCTATTTCGAGAGTGATAATGGATTAGATGCTGTTGCAGTTGGTTGGTCTGAACTTGAACGATTGGAAGTTAATGGTTGCCACAATATTAGCACATTAGGGCTCGAAAGCATAGGAAGATCTTGCAT GCGACTTACAGAGTTAGCATTACTATACTGTAATCAAGTGAGTGATAATGCCCTAATCGAAGTTGGCAAAACTTGTAAGTACTTGCAAGCCCTTCATTTAGTCAAATGCTCTCTTATTGGTGATGATGCCATAGTCAGCATCGCTATTGGCTGCAAGAATTTGAAAAAACTTCACATACAAAAATGTTATGAG GTTGGGAGCAAGGGAATTATAGCTGTTGGTGAAAACTGTAAATATCTTACAGATCTTGATATCAGTTTTTGTGATAA GGTAAGGGATGAAGCTCTGGTGGCTATTAGTAACGGTTGCCCCTTGTTACGTCATTTAAATGTCAGTGGCTGCGACCGAATCGGTAATACAGGAATAACCGCAGTTGCAATAGGCTGCCCTCAACTAACATATTTGGATGTTAGCTTTCTTGAG AATCTGGGGGATATGGCACTAGCGGAGATAGGAAAAGGGTGCCCGTTACTACGGGATATAGTACTATCACATTGCCGAGGAATAACGGATGTTGGTTTAACGCATCTAGTTAACGGATGCAAATTTCTTGAATCTTGCTGCATGGCCTTTTGTAAGGGTGTTACTGCAGCAGGGGTAACCACTGTCGTATCTACATGTACCTACATCAAAAAGATCTTAATTGAAGAGTCGAAGGTTAGTGAGAGGACTCAAAGGCGTGCAGGCTCCATCATCTCCTACCCCCGTCCGAAGATGTTTGGAATTTGA
- the LOC139852167 gene encoding uncharacterized protein isoform X1 yields MRRSDWINSMLPNELIIEVFRKLDSKSSTDACSLVCRRWKTLERLSRDTIRIGGSGCPDSLINDLASRFVNVTNLYIDERLSGAHPFGVEKRRSAHDFARLRKHFVEMGLESKCLSDAGLAVIADGFTKLEKLTLIWCINATNEGLKSVAQKCSSLKSLDLQGCEVGDQGICAIGECCKQLEDVNFRFCEGLTDTGLIKLAVGCGPTLKSLGVSACDKVTDASLEAVGSHCKILESLSLDSEYIQDKGVIAVAEGCACLKNLSLKCMFVTDEALTAVGNLCVLLESLALYSFQKSSDKSLCAIGKGCKKLKSLILNDCYFESDNGLDAVAVGWSELERLEVNGCHNISTLGLESIGRSCMRLTELALLYCNQVSDNALIEVGKTCKYLQALHLVKCSLIGDDAIVSIAIGCKNLKKLHIQKCYEVGSKGIIAVGENCKYLTDLDISFCDKVRDEALVAISNGCPLLRHLNVSGCDRIGNTGITAVAIGCPQLTYLDVSFLENLGDMALAEIGKGCPLLRDIVLSHCRGITDVGLTHLVNGCKFLESCCMAFCKGVTAAGVTTVVSTCTYIKKILIEESKVSERTQRRAGSIISYPRPKMFGI; encoded by the exons ATGAGACGTAGTGATTGGATAAATTCAATGTTACCAAACGAATTGATCATTGAGGTCTTTCGTAAATTGGATTCAAAATCCAGCACAGACGCATGTTCTCTTGTATGCCGTCGTTGGAAAACCCTAGAACGTCTTAGCCGTGATACAATTCGAATTGGTGGCTCCGGTTGTCCCGATTCACTAATTAATGACCTTGCTAGCCGTTTCGTTAATGTTACCAATCTTTATATTGATGAACGATTGTCTGGTGCTCATCCGTTTGGTGTA GAAAAACGACGCAGTGCTCATGATTTTGCCAGGCTTAGGAAACACTTTGTGGAGATGGGATTAGAGTCAAAGTGTTTATCCGATGCTGGCTTGGCTGTTATTGCTGACGGGTTCACCAAACTTGAAAAATTGACACTAATATGGTGCATTAATGCAACAAATGAGGGTCTTAAATCTGTAGCTCAAAAATGCTCATCTTTAAAATCCTTGGATTTGCAG GGCTGCGAAGTTGGAGATCAAGGTATATGTGCTATTGGAGAGTGTTGCAAACAACTTGAAGATGTGAATTTCCGATTTTGTGAAGGCTTAACCGACACCGGTTTAATTAAGTTAGCCGTTGGTTGCGGGCCCACCTTGAAATCACTGGGTGTGTCTGCTTGTGATAAAGTAACCGATGCATCACTAGAAGCTGTAGGGTCTCATTGCAAAATTCTCGAGAGTTTATCGTTGGACTCTGAGTATATTCAAGACAAAGGTGTAATTGCGGTTGCAGAAGGTTGTGCATGTCTTAAGAATCTGAGTCTTAAATGTATGTTTGTTACAGACGAGGCTTTAACTGCTGTTGGTAACCTTTGTGTGCTTTTGGAGTCGTTAGCACTCTATAGTTTTCAGAAATCTTCAGACAA GAGCCTTTGTGCGATTGGGAAGGGATGTAAAAAGTTGAAGAGTCTGATACTGAATGATTGCTATTTCGAGAGTGATAATGGATTAGATGCTGTTGCAGTTGGTTGGTCTGAACTTGAACGATTGGAAGTTAATGGTTGCCACAATATTAGCACATTAGGGCTCGAAAGCATAGGAAGATCTTGCAT GCGACTTACAGAGTTAGCATTACTATACTGTAATCAAGTGAGTGATAATGCCCTAATCGAAGTTGGCAAAACTTGTAAGTACTTGCAAGCCCTTCATTTAGTCAAATGCTCTCTTATTGGTGATGATGCCATAGTCAGCATCGCTATTGGCTGCAAGAATTTGAAAAAACTTCACATACAAAAATGTTATGAG GTTGGGAGCAAGGGAATTATAGCTGTTGGTGAAAACTGTAAATATCTTACAGATCTTGATATCAGTTTTTGTGATAA GGTAAGGGATGAAGCTCTGGTGGCTATTAGTAACGGTTGCCCCTTGTTACGTCATTTAAATGTCAGTGGCTGCGACCGAATCGGTAATACAGGAATAACCGCAGTTGCAATAGGCTGCCCTCAACTAACATATTTGGATGTTAGCTTTCTTGAG AATCTGGGGGATATGGCACTAGCGGAGATAGGAAAAGGGTGCCCGTTACTACGGGATATAGTACTATCACATTGCCGAGGAATAACGGATGTTGGTTTAACGCATCTAGTTAACGGATGCAAATTTCTTGAATCTTGCTGCATGGCCTTTTGTAAGGGTGTTACTGCAGCAGGGGTAACCACTGTCGTATCTACATGTACCTACATCAAAAAGATCTTAATTGAAGAGTCGAAGGTTAGTGAGAGGACTCAAAGGCGTGCAGGCTCCATCATCTCCTACCCCCGTCCGAAGATGTTTGGAATTTGA
- the LOC139852600 gene encoding probable protein phosphatase 2C 35 isoform X2 has product MGCVYCKCCRNFSSSWSDGGQKSKGKKDKTASTDELLEIVQVPSHNYKLECAVLTRRGYYPDSPNKENQDCFCIKTSIQGNPNVHFFGVFDGHGHTGKQCSNFVNNRLVELLTSDDKLLEDPITSYNNAFATTNNELHDNPDIDDSMSGTTAITVLVIGDKLYVANVGDSRAVISVKEGDDHRHIVAQDLSRDQTPFRNDECERVKECGARVLSVDQVEGVKDPSVQTWGDEETAGSDPPRLWMQNGMYPGTAFTRSVGDSIAEKIGVVAVPEVSVVQLTDKNPFFVLASDGVFEFLSSQAVVDMIHGSSERMFCSCCRIVQIVVRARESDG; this is encoded by the exons ATGGGTTGTGTTTATTGCAAATGTTGTCGAAATTTTTCGTCATCGTGGTCTGACGGTGGTCAAAAATCGAAGGGAAAAAAAGATAAAACCGCAAGTACAGACGAGCTGTTAGAAATTGTTCAGGTACCTTCTCATAATTATAAGCTCGAGTGTGCAGTGCTTACACGACGTGGGTATTATCCCGATTCGCCAAATAAAGAAAACCAAGATTGTTTTTGTATCAAAACAAGTATTCAAGGTAACCCAAATGTCCATTTCTTCGGTGTGTTTGATGGGCATGGTCATACGGGTAAACAATGTTCGAATTTCGTTAACAATAGGCTCGTCGAGCTTCTTACAAGTGACGATAAGTTGTTAGAAGATCCTATTACGTCTTACAATAACGCGTTTGCTACCACAAACAATGAGCTTCATGATAATCCTGATATAGATGATTCGATGAGTGGTACAACTGCGATTACTGTTCTTGTGATTGGTGATAAGCTTTATGTAGCGAATGTAGGTGATTCACGAGCTGTGATTTCAGTTAAAGAAGGTGATGATCATAGGCATATTGTTGCGCAAGATTTGTCTAGAGATCAAACGCCTTTTAGAAACGATGAGTGTGAACGAGTGAAAGAGTGTGGAGCTAGGGTTTTGAGCGTTGATCAAGTTGAAGGTGTGAAAGATCCGAGTGTTCAAACGTGGGGTGATGAAGAAACTGCGGGTAGTGATCCGCCTCGATTATGGATGCAAAATGGGATGTATCCTGGTACTGCGTTTACACGTAGTGTAGGTGATAGCATAGCTGAAAAGATTGGTGTTGTTGCAGTTCCTGAAGTTTCGGTTGTTCAACTTACGGATAAGAATCCGTTTTTTGTACTTGCGAGTGATGGTGTATTCGAGTTTTTATCCAGTCAAGCAGTTGTTGATATg ATACATGGATCCTCGGAGCGCATGTTCTGCAGTTGTTGCAGAATCGTACAAATTGTGGTTAGAGCAAGAGAATCGGACGGATGA